Proteins from a single region of Acidianus ambivalens:
- a CDS encoding carbon-nitrogen hydrolase family protein, translating to MVKIAMIQMGGVESKEANIKKALDYAKSAIKDGAELIVYNELFTTQYFAATEDPKFFDLAEPDDGPTVRTFAEFSKQYKVGMVITFFEEDKKIRGMYYDTSVFIKDGNVLGKYRKTHIPQVPGYYEKFYFKPGKDYPVFDFGEYKVGGVICYDRHFPEGVRILTLKGADIVTIPTTTNFYPETWELELRAHAAFNTIYVVGVNRTPEVFQGREIDYFGKSLVADPMGRILKEMDSQEGYEIVDVDLNFIRERRKKAPFLRDRKPENYTEISSIYIESL from the coding sequence TTGCAATGATACAAATGGGAGGAGTTGAATCAAAGGAAGCAAATATAAAGAAGGCTTTAGACTATGCAAAGTCCGCAATAAAGGATGGAGCAGAATTAATTGTTTATAACGAACTATTTACAACTCAATATTTTGCCGCAACTGAGGATCCAAAGTTCTTTGACTTAGCAGAACCAGACGACGGACCTACAGTTAGGACTTTCGCAGAATTCTCAAAACAATATAAAGTAGGTATGGTAATAACGTTCTTTGAAGAAGATAAGAAAATTAGAGGAATGTATTATGATACATCAGTTTTCATAAAAGATGGAAATGTGCTTGGTAAATATAGGAAAACTCACATACCTCAAGTTCCAGGTTATTATGAGAAATTCTACTTTAAGCCTGGGAAGGATTATCCAGTGTTTGATTTCGGTGAGTATAAAGTAGGAGGAGTAATATGTTATGACCGCCACTTCCCTGAAGGAGTTAGAATATTAACACTTAAAGGAGCTGACATAGTTACAATACCTACTACAACTAACTTCTATCCAGAGACGTGGGAACTAGAGTTAAGAGCTCACGCAGCATTTAATACAATTTATGTTGTTGGCGTTAATAGGACTCCAGAAGTTTTCCAAGGAAGAGAAATAGATTATTTTGGCAAGAGCTTAGTTGCAGACCCTATGGGGAGAATATTAAAGGAAATGGATAGTCAAGAAGGGTATGAAATAGTTGACGTAGACCTTAATTTCATTAGAGAAAGAAGGAAAAAGGCTCCATTCTTAAGGGATAGAAAACCCGAAAATTATACGGAAATTTCGTCAATATATATTGAAAGCCTCTAA
- a CDS encoding purine-cytosine permease family protein, producing MEEDEIKRKVIEASSGIPELGKIGREIETIGVLPVPDSMRKISSLDVFIFWAMASASAATPLAGYLLYGVGIPNFLIIVSLATIIGLIPAGLFSEIGRQKPIVALIQARGTFGYFPANALSLLYTFVNMGWFGLNLAVGAEILSSVSGISFAIWSVILGIIQIVLVIFGAKWLNYFYKFTSPLLIISYGVLAFFLFYCYHPALSTMMIPSIPINWGLDINLILTFSILSWAYKITTITRFAKPYDRPSISYFLSPTLGIMLPVFLMGLLGYISQAATGNWNLAAVYKPGDPIWVLVAAVGASIAIIHTNSMNLYPAVADLLVSMETFMKRMKTYRLSQPLSAIVLGSVSIILAILGILNYVENFLLLVGDLILPFTFILIIDWYTGLRNSDILSFYYNNGLKVKALIALTIGFLLNYYNIYGIIGYYFPYQVIGSLIAAGIYYIEKKI from the coding sequence ATGGAAGAAGATGAAATTAAAAGAAAAGTTATAGAAGCATCTTCTGGAATCCCTGAGCTAGGAAAAATAGGAAGAGAAATTGAAACTATAGGTGTACTGCCAGTTCCTGATAGTATGCGTAAAATATCTTCATTAGACGTCTTTATATTTTGGGCAATGGCCAGCGCTTCTGCTGCTACACCTCTTGCAGGTTACTTACTTTATGGCGTAGGGATTCCTAACTTTTTAATAATAGTTTCTTTGGCAACTATTATTGGATTAATACCTGCAGGCCTTTTCTCCGAAATAGGGAGACAAAAGCCTATAGTCGCTTTAATTCAAGCCAGAGGAACTTTCGGGTATTTTCCTGCAAACGCGTTATCCTTACTTTACACATTCGTAAACATGGGGTGGTTTGGATTAAATTTAGCGGTAGGGGCAGAAATTTTATCATCTGTTAGTGGTATTTCTTTCGCTATTTGGTCTGTTATTCTAGGTATAATTCAGATAGTACTTGTAATATTTGGAGCAAAATGGTTAAATTACTTTTACAAGTTTACTTCTCCGCTTCTAATAATTAGCTACGGAGTTCTAGCTTTCTTCTTGTTTTATTGCTATCACCCTGCCCTTTCCACAATGATGATTCCGTCTATTCCAATAAACTGGGGGTTAGATATCAACCTTATACTAACGTTTTCAATACTTTCTTGGGCTTATAAAATAACTACAATAACAAGGTTTGCAAAACCTTACGATAGACCTTCTATTTCATATTTCTTATCTCCAACTCTAGGAATAATGCTACCAGTTTTCCTAATGGGTTTACTTGGTTATATTTCTCAAGCTGCCACTGGAAATTGGAACTTAGCAGCTGTCTATAAGCCAGGGGATCCAATATGGGTATTAGTTGCAGCAGTGGGAGCTTCGATAGCTATAATCCACACAAATTCAATGAATTTATACCCGGCAGTGGCTGATTTACTAGTGTCCATGGAGACCTTTATGAAGAGAATGAAAACTTATAGGCTTTCCCAACCATTGTCTGCAATAGTTTTAGGTTCGGTTTCAATAATTCTAGCGATCCTAGGAATATTAAATTATGTCGAAAATTTCCTATTATTAGTAGGAGATCTTATACTTCCTTTCACTTTTATATTGATAATAGATTGGTATACAGGGTTAAGAAACTCCGATATCCTATCTTTTTACTATAATAACGGATTAAAGGTCAAGGCACTTATAGCACTGACCATAGGATTTTTACTAAACTATTATAATATCTATGGAATAATAGGGTATTATTTCCCATATCAAGTTATAGGTAGTTTAATAGCAGCAGGAATATATTATATAGAAAAGAAAATATAA
- a CDS encoding ATP-binding protein — MKEKINPKSIFYFSCDKLADYKELDDVLEEYIKFRKANNISSSFIFLDEITYPKEWYRALKSRIDKGDFRNDVLVVTGSLSMSAKREIETFPGRRGKGKNLLMLPLPFSKYIELFNVKVQKGDLSFVLSNYMRNIQFLHELNELLEKYLITGGFPNAIRDYIKYGKVSEETISDFISSIVSEVNKLKRSETFFKLTIKGIIERTSSDFSYHTLSRSFGVGTVKTAISYVELLEKLYLLKVLEQVDLQGNVLTRKEKKFYFIDPFIYRAFAFWTLTNLPEESRLVESIVISHLSRIYDTFYTKAKGEIDAVIKSGEEMLGFEVKFGNVKAEKKILGRMKKIYILSKDKVEDNVVPVSILLGMLDIPQAIELKVLV; from the coding sequence GAATTGGATGATGTTTTAGAGGAATATATAAAGTTTAGAAAGGCTAATAACATTTCATCATCTTTCATTTTTCTAGACGAGATAACTTATCCTAAGGAATGGTATAGGGCTTTAAAGAGTAGGATAGATAAAGGAGATTTTAGAAATGACGTTCTAGTTGTTACTGGGTCTTTATCAATGTCTGCAAAGAGGGAAATCGAGACTTTTCCTGGAAGGAGAGGTAAAGGCAAGAATTTATTAATGCTTCCTTTACCTTTTTCAAAATATATAGAATTATTTAACGTTAAGGTACAGAAAGGAGATTTAAGCTTCGTTCTTTCAAACTATATGCGAAATATTCAGTTCTTGCATGAATTAAATGAGCTTCTTGAAAAATATTTGATCACAGGAGGATTTCCTAACGCCATAAGGGACTATATAAAATATGGGAAAGTAAGCGAGGAAACGATAAGTGATTTCATATCTAGTATAGTTAGTGAAGTAAATAAGTTAAAGAGAAGTGAAACTTTCTTTAAACTCACAATAAAAGGCATAATAGAAAGGACTTCCAGCGATTTCAGTTATCATACTCTCTCAAGGTCGTTTGGAGTTGGCACAGTGAAGACTGCGATAAGCTATGTAGAGCTTCTAGAGAAACTATACTTACTTAAAGTTTTAGAGCAGGTAGACCTACAAGGTAATGTACTAACTAGGAAAGAAAAGAAGTTCTATTTTATAGATCCATTCATATATAGGGCGTTCGCCTTTTGGACGTTAACTAACTTGCCTGAAGAGAGTAGATTAGTTGAAAGTATAGTAATTTCCCATCTGTCTAGAATCTACGATACGTTTTATACCAAAGCAAAAGGAGAGATAGATGCTGTAATAAAAAGTGGGGAAGAAATGTTAGGGTTTGAAGTGAAGTTTGGTAACGTTAAGGCTGAGAAGAAAATTTTGGGAAGAATGAAAAAGATATATATCTTAAGTAAGGATAAAGTGGAAGATAATGTAGTGCCGGTTTCGATTCTCTTAGGGATGCTCGACATTCCTCAAGCTATTGAATTGAAAGTATTGGTTTAA